The nucleotide sequence ACAGCTCCCCGGGTTGAGGATGCAATTAGACCTGTAGCAGCTGTCTTTTTAACTGTTTCCATCCGGTGTTGCTAGCttgaatttaaaaatcattCTACGTTGATGTGTACCAACGTACTCGCACAGTTGTTTTACGAAGGTTTGTGAcaggtgtatatgtgtgttgcGTATGCGACATTCAGAGGTTTCTAACAAATCTGAAATTGAATCTTTCCTTTATGAAATCTCATTCTAGATCAGCAGGAAACTGCTTTGTAAGCTCTCTGTCATGTTTGAAGTATATCTAGGATGACTGCATCGTTCATAAAAAAGGCAGTGGGTGCTgtggtctgctgccatggtgcTTTCTGTACACCACACAGTCATATTGGTAGTAAAAGAAAGGCGTGTCCcatggtgaaaaaatgtgtaACTGGACTAAACTAATTGTGTTGATGAGGATTGCCTGTGTGAAAGGACTCGTAAAGGAATGGCTTCTTCCTCCACTCCACTACTTGAATTAGAgtctgctttttaaaacattgCTTGGTGAAAAGATATAAcaaagaattacatttttacatccTGAATCCAAATCTAAAAATGTTTATCAGATTGAACTGGTATCTATGGTATCTACGTACTATCTGTAGTGATTGGCAACACTGTGTCCATTATATTCCACCAGAACAACACTGGCATCGTCTAACAGATCTAAACAGTATCAGGGGTGAGTGAAAAATGGAATTGAGCctttacagtaaaatgtttctgtgaaaGCTGAACAACTAAAAGCTGCATTGTGTCTGAGGTACTTTCAGAAGTCCCATTTATATAGAAGTGACGTGATGTTTTTCAGCAGGCACAGGAAGCAAAACAGGATGCTGAGTGAATTGACCGCATGCTTTCGATGCAGAAGAATTTTTTTCTACAGTGGCACCACAATGTATTGTAAAAGTGACATACTATGAGAACAGATCATACATTGTTCTTAGAGGTGTATTGTTAACCAATGTACCATTTTAGTACCTTGTTTCTCATCACGTCATTTGAACTagttacccccccccccccaggtctctgcagcagctggccTGGATTGCCCTTCCACACGACTGACACCAGTTGTTGGGTGTGAATATATTTAGAGTTACAAAGATGTGGGATTAAATTTAGCAGCACTTGTTGAAGAAAGGGTAAAAGAGGCATGTCAGCACTAATATTCAGGTCTTGCTGGAGAGTGTGTTAGGAGAAGACTGAAAACGAGGACCAGGTGCCAGAATCTGatcagcagctcctgcagctgtTCCTCCTACACCTCAGCTGCTGCTAAGACACTTAACTGTCTTCACTGTCTGTCCTGTCACAGTGCCAGCCACTCGGTCTGCTCAACAGTTTATTGGCTATCGGAGCGGCATAtgaatttacagtatttttggTCATGAGATGCTTGCTGCCAGATGAGTCTCGGTACAGGCGGAAGACAACATAACTCTGTGACATATGTGTTAGAAGAAGTGTGCTAAATAGGTCAAGGTTAAGTACATATGTTTATTTTGGTATATTCTATCTTGTAAGTGCACTCGGTCTCAATTTATAACACCACGCAGTACCTGAATATGCAGCACTAAAATTCTTGATAAcatatgtctgtctctcttacAGTGTTTTGAAAGAGGAAGCTGCGCTGTTACTCAACAATAAAGTTGAGGTGCTTCAGCCTACAACTGCTAGTCTTCACTTCCTTTTTTCACAATGCAAGGCCTCACCTAAACCTAGGGTCAAAAAAACACCTTCTATGCCTATTATGTCCCCTTGTATTACTGCCTGTTGGGGATTTGGCCTTTTGCTTCTGTGTCAGTCTAACCTGAATTTCACAGTCTGCACTATTTGCACTCTACTTTGTGTTAACTGTTCATGTCAAATTAGCTTCAATTATGCTTCCATTGATGTGAGCTTGGCACTTAACAGGCTTTAAAGAATAAGACCAGCATCATTCTGTGTtattcttactgtcaacaaatctcatcaaaagaccaaaaccaacaatttGTCAGTCCATCCTTGAAGActttctgttttccttcccTGTCTATGGCACTCAACTCCAAGCCCATTTGATTTGAATGGGGAGGTAATCTTAAAAATCCTAATGGGTCAAAATATGAAATTTCATTTAAGGCTCAGTTATTTCCTAGAACAGCTGGACAATGTAGTTTtcagcaaatgttactcaaGCAGGtataaatagtgcatttgttagggactattttcagctgtggattaatacacatttggtgctctagtgagtatttgtGGCAGCAGAGTGGTGTACGTGGGATTGACTAAAAATGAACTACGTCATAATGAAGGAATATAGAGCAACAATGTAGCTCActaatgtctttttaattacttttggACAATGACAATGATCATTTTGGACAATGTACGTATGGTACAGAACAATATGTGGTATCATGATTTGgctacacagacaatacttgttTATAGGACCTGTTAATTGTTGGTTATCCTTTAAGCGTCCATCTGTAATAGTCAGTTTAGAGCATGATTAATAGTAGATTATAGGGGTCCAATGTATTGCTGAAAAAAATGGAGAAGTGAGATGTTAAGTTCAGCATGTAAGAGATTTGAATAATGGTACTGAATGTGAAGAGAGGAGATGTCTTGTgacacatttctctttctcttccctctcagaACCTCGCTGGGCCTCTGTGAACAGAGGTGTGTTGATTTGCGATGAGTGCTGCAGTGTTCATCGAAGTCTGGGAAGACATAGCTCCCAGGTCCGTCACCTGACGCACACACCATGGCCCCCCACACAGCTACAGGTAATAACCCCACCCAGGAAAAATTTTGATTTAGATTAATATCAACCTTTACTTCTTGTCACCGGTTGTCGCCTGAAGTGCCTTAAGGTCACGTTATCCTTGCACACAATCTGtactgctgcagttttaaaTCCAGCAGCCCTGTCTCCTTGCTCAAGATAAATCTGTTGACAGCAGCTGTGCATCAGATCCCACTGAGGTGTATTGATTTTGTCCAAATATAGAAAGCGTTTGTACAGGAAGGGAGCTGTTAACAACCAGTCAGCATTGTACAGTCTAAATCAATGAGACACATTTTATGGGGTTCTTTTCGATTTCATCTAGATGGTCCAGACGTTATACAGCAATGGTGCTAATTCAATATGGGAGCACTCCCTTCTGGACCCTGCATCTGTGATGAGTGGAAAACGCAAGGCCAACCCTCAGGACAAACTGCAGTGAGTCATGATTGAAAATAATTACAGAatactttttgtgtgtgttcatttaataaacacaaaattgATTGTTGATCTTCCAGTGTTAATAtgtgctgctctctcttttttcctttttgaacCTCAATGTTTCATTTTGCCCCAAAAGCCCAAACAAATCAGAGTTTATAAGAGCCAAATATCAAATGCTGGCATTTGTCCACCGCATGCCTTGCCGGGAGGATGACAGCTCGACAGCCAAGGATTTAAGCAAGGTGAAGAAAAATAGCTGCTCTCCATGATTAggagaaaactgaaacatgattGTTTACAAAGCTTCATTGTTGAATTTGATCAGTTTATattaatagtgttttttttttttttttttcagcaacttCACTCTAGTGTACGCACCGGGAATCTCGAGACTTGTTTGAGGTTGCTATCCCTTGGAGCACAAGCTAATTTTTTTCACCCTGTAAGATTCACCTGCTTTAAATAAAACCTTCATTTTAATCTGTGCTTTGGCCTTTCTGTTGATTTGAGCTCTTCAATCTGCTTCTCCTCcaggaaaaaggaaacactCCCTTGCATGTAGCTGCAAAGGCAGGGCAAGTATCTCAGGCTGAACTATTAACTGTTTACGGGGCCGATCCTGGAGCCCCTGACAGCAATGGCAAAACTCCCATTGACTATGCAAGGTGCGCTATTTTcagtaatattttaaaattcaaacacaaaatactATGGGCCCAATTTGAGTAATTCTGTTctttttgaagtgttttttttttttttgtgcctttgTAGGGAAGCTGGCCACCATGACCTGGCAGATAGACTGGTGGAGATTCAGTATGAACTAACCGATCGACTGGCGTTCTACCTGTGCGGGAGGAAACCAGGtatgcagtgagagaaagaTCTGCAATTGAAatgaatatgtatttaaaaGGAAATAGGACAAAGAATACATGCCTGTAATTCAGCATGATTATAAATTCACCTGAAACCTGATGGAAAACTTCATCCATGTGGCGCTCAAAGCAAATATAAACAACCACAGATAGTATTTAATTTGCCTTGTAAATACTGACCGTGCACTATGcttaataaaaaatgtttactcTTCCCATAAGTATCGACTGTGATTTTGGCAGTCATCCAGAACTCTCTTATTGTTCCTTTCAGATCATAAAAACGGCCAGCACTTCATCGTTCCGCAAATGGCCGACAGGTAAGGAAGGCATAAGCTGTAAGTCAGCATGATGTAAGTGATATGTCTTTGTAGTAACGTGCGCCTAAGTGATTGGGTTTAACTTGAATAGAGCCAGCAGAGTTAAGTGCAGCCAGGCAGTTGTTTATGGTTGTATTTTTTTGCTCTGAGGCCTGTTCTGACACGCTGTTGAGCTCCGTGCAGCATTTATTATCTGAGCTGGAGAGAACAGACCCAGTGAGGTAGTTGATATACCCAGAAGCTCTGTAATTGCTGTGAATAATTCATCATACAACTTTTAATTTTCAACTTGAACTCCAAAGAAGTGTATTGTGGCAGAGCAACCAGTGTTCCTCTTATACTGAAATGTTGACGTTTGGTCTCTTTTATTGCTCTCTTGTGATGAATAAGGAATATGTAAGTATTAATCAGAATGAAGTATGCATCATGTTGACCTAACATTTCAACAGCATGTAATTATGagacttttttcctgtttgtagCAGTTTAGATTTATCAGAACTGGCAAAAGCAGCAAAGAAGAAACTACAGTCTGTGAGTATTGTTGTAGTGTTAAATGTTAGAATTTCATTGTACTGAGCTTTTTCCCTCCCTTGACTAATGTTCACTAATTTCCTGATTGTAATGCAGCTCAGTAATCATTTATTCGAGGAGCTGGCCATGGATGTGTATGATGAGGTGGACAGACGAGAGACGGATGCaggtaaaagtttttttttgtgtcttatCCTGAGAGCACatttgtggtggtggtggtagctTACACTGGTGCTTTGAAAATAAGATTGCAGTTGTTCTTGTGCTAAATTCAGAAATCTGCACTGGTCAATATTGATTTCATTGTATTACTCGTAGTGTGGTTGGCCACGCAGAATCACAGCACACTGGTGACGGAGACAACCGTGGTGCCTTTCCTCCCTGTGAATCCAGAGTATTCATCGACACGAAACCAGGCACGTTAGCTTTACAGAGCTCCCATGCTAACGCTttattgtttctctttttacatATTCATTTTGACATTagattgtttttggttttctcaAATTAGGGACGACAGAAGCTTGCAAGATTTAACGCACATGAATTTGCAACTCTTGTGATCGACATACTAAGTGATGCAAAGCGCAGACAACAAGGGAATTCAGTAGCCAGTCCCAAAGGTCAGTGTCTAATTGTTACTTTATTCTAAGGTCTTAGTGGACATTTGTTGATTGTGAGCACAGATGTAAGTATTCCACTCTGTGTTCCTTCATTCCAGACAATGTCGAACTTATCTTGAAGAGTGTGGCTGTCAGGCATTGTAGTGATAGCCAGGACAATGATCAGCCTGACTATGACAGTGTGGCGTCTGATGAGGATACAGATCAAGAGCTGCCCTCAAGCAAAGGAGATAGGACCAAGGTATCCTAGCATCCCTGACCACAAATTAAACCCCTGACGAACACCACCCCCCATCTCTCTAGGTGcctttactgttttgtttttaaccccGCAGAGTCTGGACTCTGACCTCTCAGATGGCCCTATTACTATGCAAGAATACTTGGAGGTGAAAAATGCGCTCTCTGCCTCTGAAGCCAAGATCCAGCAGCTCATGAAAGCCAACAACAACCTGAGCGATGAGCTGAGGCTGATGCAGAAAAAGGTATCCACCGAGCTCCATCAATAAGATCACTAACACCGGGGGGCCAGACTGAGGGGGGGCCACAGCGGGTCGGTCAGCAGAGCTCTTCTCCTGCCTAGTGTGATCGCTCTCTGGTGTGGAGGCCCAGCCTGTGGGTTGTAATGAGGGCCGAGCTACCTGAACAGGGATACTCTGTTGCAAGACGAGGCTGCTGTGACACCCTGCTGGTCCACCCTCTGTTTTGGCCAGCATGTTCAATTTCAAAGCTTGAATGTAAactggagattttttttttttttttttttttgttttgtttgtgttggtttgttttgtagAGTTGAGAAGAACAAATGCACCCTTGCTCCAGTTAGTAACAAACACAGTTTAGTCACCTTTTTTGTTATGTATAAATTATAGTTAAAGCTATGCTGTCTAATGTTACTAACAAGCATGTTTTTAAGCATGACAATTGACAGTGACTTTTAATCCCTTCATAGAACATAGTAACTAACTtaaattgtatgtgtgtgccttgCTTCATCACATATACTGTGTTTACGTCATAGAATGTTTTTAGATAATTTCCAGCTGTTGATTTTGGTAACAACCTTTAGTACATGTGGATTTAtcatttgacatgttttctAAGTGGTCACATTTCATAGAAATTTCATAGAAAGCGTACTCCTGAGTCAATACAAACCTGGAATAGTGTTACTCTGCTGACTTATatgatatatttaaatattatatatttttggCCATAGAGGTTCTAAACATGTTTTAGCTACgtattttttgaaaatgaacCCCTTACAGTGAGGTTACATTTGTGTTTACTTATGTTTAAAATTGCTTTAATTTTGCTGTTTGGAAGGAGGATGCAGATCATTTGTCCCCTCATGTTTTTGGGGGGGTGACTCTCTTGTTTGCACTTGAGGTCACTCTCTCACCCCCCTGCAGGAGAGACACAGCACTGTAGCTTATATTGTGTTAACTTATGGATTCTCAACAAAGACCACATTCAGATAAAGGTGTGGTGGAGATAACACGCAGGACCTGCGGCTTGTTGTGACATATTGTGGAAGTCCTTACCAATCATTTCACAGCACAGATGTACACCATATTTCAAATGCAGCTTTCTGTCATATTTAAACACACTTTCATGAACAAATCAGCACAGTCTTCACTTTAATGGGAAGCAAAACCTTTAACAAACCAGCAGATGTTAGTAACTTAGACATTCTACATCTTAATAGTTTCACTTCCCCACTTTAACAGACCACGTACACAAGATCTCCCATTTTCTCTGCATTGAATGCAAGTAGTTGCATTAATTAAGGCCAGTTTATCTTTGACAAAATCTCCTTGATTTTGTTCGTTCTTTAATGCCTCTCAATCTGTCTGTACTGTAGCTACACCTTTGACTTAAACTGCACCTGTGTTGCTTACCTGTGCAACAATCTTTTGCTTGCTTATCACTTGCTTTGCATTTTTAGACTCAGGGAAAATTCCCTCTCTCAAAGCAAAATTAATTTTATTCCTGTGATGTTAGGTGGTTCAGATGAGACCATGTTTATAGGACTGTGTCATCAGGAAAACTGGAAGCTTTTCTTTGCGAACAACTTTCTTATAGGATAATGTACACAGTTACATTTTCCTATAGGAGCATTCTCAGCTAATACCTGATAAAATATTTCCCTGAAGCTTAAGCAAGCATGCTATAAATACATAGCCAGTAGACCTAAGTCTCGCTGTAATATATTATGATTGAAGCAACTTCAGGTTTTGAAACTTTGGCTGCTTCTTTGTGAGCACAGTATCCAAATATTGACTACTTTCTATATCATGGgaataacaaaacaaatgtatatatgtgtgtgtatatcaaAGGATAGgtttttaaattctttaatACAGTATCCACAAAGACGTGTTTTATTCCTGCCGAATTCAGACTTTGGCATAATTTAGTGACTTTTAACATGCTGACAGTGGCAGACAGTATGATAAACTTTTAGAGGAACAACAGGAGAAAAGCTGAGGTGGTAATGGTATGCTGTAAAGGCAGAATAGATCAGGACAGGGAACAAAGCTTGCTTTGCTGAGAGCACCTCTTAGTGTATTGCTGACCGTCTCTTCCAGCTGCAATCTCTGCAAAGCGAGAACACCTCTCTCAGGCGGCAGGTCACAACCAATATCTATCAGATCCCCAGCGGTTCAGACTACCCTGACCCCTCCAGTCCCTCAGCCCTGAAACGCCGGCAGTCTGCGCGGGCCAGTCGGCCCATGTCTATGTATGAGACCGGCTCGGGCCTGAAGCCCTATCTCCCTAAAGGGGAAACTCCCTACCCAGAGGAGGGTATccccaccctgcaacccttCCCGCCTCATGTAAGTAAGACCTGTTCCCTGCTCTCCTTTgccatttcctctcctctccactgccCTGTTTCCATGACTTTCCCTCATGTCTTCACCATGTCTGCAaacctgtttcttctttttttcccccacatttTTCCTTACTCTTTTGCCACTAGGTAGTTTTCTGCTGCACCAGAGACTGAGTCATCATAAAGCACAACACCATGCATTTAGATACAGCCAGCCACATCCTTACATTGTCCAGTTTTGAAACATACACAAGACCATTATCTGCATATATCTGTTGTTTACTGGAGTGCTGCTTGTTTGTTAGACAAAACTTAGTTGTACAAGCAAGGAGATGCTGTTATTATGATAAGCATTGAAGGTTTGTACTGTGTTTTATGTTGATGAAGCATTAAAACTACCATACAAatactctgtgtttttgtaatgcATGATaaattcacacactcactccacTCTACCTTCTCATCTGTTTTAATTCTCTTTGATTCAGATAATATGTTTACGCAGTTAAACTTGAGCCTCTGAATAATAGTTTTCTGGTATTTTTCTCTTGATGAATTAACTTCCAGGCTTTCCAGTCATGTTTTTCTCCAGGAGGATGATCTGTAAATACAACTAAACTCTTTTAAATTGTCTGCCTAACATTGATTAATCTTACGGTTAACTCTTCTAGAATAATTGAAATTTTTAAATCCTGAACTTCATGGTCATGATATAATTTTCCATTAGCTCTGTTCTCAATATTCAGTGTCTGGTTAAGTCACAGCTGGCTTGAAGAAGCTTGTGGGACATCTAATCTCATCAATCTCGCGTTGtcgtttgttttcttttttaaatttaagaaaTGTCCTTAAAATGTGATTTGAACCCTGTCTTTAGACGGAAAGGGGCGCTTTTGTGACCACCTCTTCATCCCTCCCCTCATTTCCATCCACCCTGTCTTGGTCGAAGGACGAAAGTGGCCAAAAGGTTAAGTACATCCTTGCTCGGTCCACACCTTGCGGGGGGAAACACGGCAAATCCACTCGGAGCCCCTTTACCATTTctacctcttcctcctcactcaCTCACCTTCTGTCCTCCATATGCCCCCCCCCTTTTATCTGTCCTGCTGCATGAGCCAACCCTCCACCGGCTGCCCTCACCACCAGACACCTGCCTTTCGTCAGCAGCACCATCACTGCGCGGCTGAACAAGCAGGATTGTGTGGTTTTGTGGAGGCAAAACCTCTGCCTGAACGTTGAGCAGAAAGTTGCGCTTGTTGATACAGCATCTGCTAAATCTAACGCTTCCTTTCTTTGCTCCAGAAAACTGCATAGCAGATGATGCTGAAAAAGTTTGATTGTGCAAGTTTGTTAGTAGCACTTGTTCCATTTTTATTTAGGGAAATTAAGTGAGCATTTGGTGAATTGTTAAATGTATATTTCACAAATATTAAGTTGTTAAACTCatcatgttttttcatttcacatgcTCTCAGTATAAAGAGAAGTccttttcactctgtttctaACAAATGCTTGGCCATTTTGCACTATCAGCTTCCAACAGCATGCTCTCAACACTGTAAGAAGTTGTTTACAGTCTAAAAGGATTGAACATCTCTTAAGGCACAGCAAAGACTTATCCAAACTTGTATGAACAAATCGCTCTCCCCCCTGAGGCAAGCTTACACGTGCTGCATTGCATTTCATACTACATACAAGCGGAGGGTTTTGTTTAGATTCTTTGGACGTGATTGGATTGAAAGGATCTGAACATGTTGTACGCTGGGCCTATGTAGCGGCATGAGTGTACTTGTTtgtctctgcttcctgtttagAAATGTAACTTTCGGTCTGAATGTGCATGAAGTTACAATGAACACAGTGAAGCCTATCTTGTGGGAAGATGAGACATCCCTATTCTGTGTGATACACTTAATAGTTGTGCTGAgtgtgatttcattttatttatgaacTCATCTGAACCCTGACGTCC is from Lates calcarifer isolate ASB-BC8 linkage group LG13, TLL_Latcal_v3, whole genome shotgun sequence and encodes:
- the git2a gene encoding ARF GTPase-activating protein GIT2a isoform X7; its protein translation is MFIRLNWYLWYLRTICSDWQHCVHYIPPEQHWHRLTDLNSIREPRWASVNRGVLICDECCSVHRSLGRHSSQVRHLTHTPWPPTQLQMVQTLYSNGANSIWEHSLLDPASVMSGKRKANPQDKLHPNKSEFIRAKYQMLAFVHRMPCREDDSSTAKDLSKQLHSSVRTGNLETCLRLLSLGAQANFFHPEKGNTPLHVAAKAGQVSQAELLTVYGADPGAPDSNGKTPIDYAREAGHHDLADRLVEIQYELTDRLAFYLCGRKPDHKNGQHFIVPQMADSSLDLSELAKAAKKKLQSLSNHLFEELAMDVYDEVDRRETDAVWLATQNHSTLVTETTVVPFLPVNPEYSSTRNQGRQKLARFNAHEFATLVIDILSDAKRRQQGNSVASPKDNVELILKSVAVRHCSDSQDNDQPDYDSVASDEDTDQELPSSKGDRTKSLDSDLSDGPITMQEYLEVKNALSASEAKIQQLMKANNNLSDELRLMQKKTERGAFVTTSSSLPSFPSTLSWSKDESGQKASKLEKQSSMPESDYDNTFYDSEMDDSGLCRRGRLRSSGWLGEGSSIPELDDLEMESDPTLPSTEDVIRKTEQITKNIQELLRAAQENKHESFIPCSERIHVAVTEMAALFPKRPRSETVRGSLRLLTSSAYRLQSECRKAVPSEGCPGPDMQLVTQQVIQCAYDIAKAAKQLVTITTKENTN
- the git2a gene encoding ARF GTPase-activating protein GIT2a isoform X1, giving the protein MFIRLNWYLWYLRTICSDWQHCVHYIPPEQHWHRLTDLNSIREPRWASVNRGVLICDECCSVHRSLGRHSSQVRHLTHTPWPPTQLQMVQTLYSNGANSIWEHSLLDPASVMSGKRKANPQDKLHPNKSEFIRAKYQMLAFVHRMPCREDDSSTAKDLSKQLHSSVRTGNLETCLRLLSLGAQANFFHPEKGNTPLHVAAKAGQVSQAELLTVYGADPGAPDSNGKTPIDYAREAGHHDLADRLVEIQYELTDRLAFYLCGRKPDHKNGQHFIVPQMADSSLDLSELAKAAKKKLQSLSNHLFEELAMDVYDEVDRRETDAVWLATQNHSTLVTETTVVPFLPVNPEYSSTRNQGRQKLARFNAHEFATLVIDILSDAKRRQQGNSVASPKDNVELILKSVAVRHCSDSQDNDQPDYDSVASDEDTDQELPSSKGDRTKSLDSDLSDGPITMQEYLEVKNALSASEAKIQQLMKANNNLSDELRLMQKKLQSLQSENTSLRRQVTTNIYQIPSGSDYPDPSSPSALKRRQSARASRPMSMYETGSGLKPYLPKGETPYPEEGIPTLQPFPPHTERGAFVTTSSSLPSFPSTLSWSKDESGQKASKLEKQSSMPESDYDNTFYDSEMDDSGLCRRGRLRSSGWLGEGSSIPELDDLEMESDPTLPSTEDVIRKTEQITKNIQELLRAAQENKHESFIPCSERIHVAVTEMAALFPKRPRSETVRGSLRLLTSSAYRLQSECRKAVPSEGCPGPDMQLVTQQVIQCAYDIAKAAKQLVTITTKENTN
- the git2a gene encoding ARF GTPase-activating protein GIT2a isoform X2 — encoded protein: MFIRLNWYLWYLRTICSDWQHCVHYIPPEQHWHRLTDLNSIREPRWASVNRGVLICDECCSVHRSLGRHSSQVRHLTHTPWPPTQLQMVQTLYSNGANSIWEHSLLDPASVMSGKRKANPQDKLHPNKSEFIRAKYQMLAFVHRMPCREDDSSTAKDLSKQLHSSVRTGNLETCLRLLSLGAQANFFHPEKGNTPLHVAAKAGQVSQAELLTVYGADPGAPDSNGKTPIDYAREAGHHDLADRLVEIQYELTDRLAFYLCGRKPDHKNGQHFIVPQMADSLDLSELAKAAKKKLQSLSNHLFEELAMDVYDEVDRRETDAVWLATQNHSTLVTETTVVPFLPVNPEYSSTRNQGRQKLARFNAHEFATLVIDILSDAKRRQQGNSVASPKDNVELILKSVAVRHCSDSQDNDQPDYDSVASDEDTDQELPSSKGDRTKSLDSDLSDGPITMQEYLEVKNALSASEAKIQQLMKANNNLSDELRLMQKKLQSLQSENTSLRRQVTTNIYQIPSGSDYPDPSSPSALKRRQSARASRPMSMYETGSGLKPYLPKGETPYPEEGIPTLQPFPPHTERGAFVTTSSSLPSFPSTLSWSKDESGQKASKLEKQSSMPESDYDNTFYDSEMDDSGLCRRGRLRSSGWLGEGSSIPELDDLEMESDPTLPSTEDVIRKTEQITKNIQELLRAAQENKHESFIPCSERIHVAVTEMAALFPKRPRSETVRGSLRLLTSSAYRLQSECRKAVPSEGCPGPDMQLVTQQVIQCAYDIAKAAKQLVTITTKENTN
- the git2a gene encoding ARF GTPase-activating protein GIT2a isoform X8 translates to MFIRLNWYLWYLRTICSDWQHCVHYIPPEQHWHRLTDLNSIREPRWASVNRGVLICDECCSVHRSLGRHSSQVRHLTHTPWPPTQLQMVQTLYSNGANSIWEHSLLDPASVMSGKRKANPQDKLHPNKSEFIRAKYQMLAFVHRMPCREDDSSTAKDLSKQLHSSVRTGNLETCLRLLSLGAQANFFHPEKGNTPLHVAAKAGQVSQAELLTVYGADPGAPDSNGKTPIDYAREAGHHDLADRLVEIQYELTDRLAFYLCGRKPDHKNGQHFIVPQMADSSLDLSELAKAAKKKLQSLSNHLFEELAMDVYDEVDRRETDAVWLATQNHSTLVTETTVVPFLPVNPEYSSTRNQGRQKLARFNAHEFATLVIDILSDAKRRQQGNSVASPKDNVELILKSVAVRHCSDSQDNDQPDYDSVASDEDTDQELPSSKGDRTKSLDSDLSDGPITMQEYLEVKNALSASEAKIQQLMKANNNLSDELRLMQKKASKLEKQSSMPESDYDNTFYDSEMDDSGLCRRGRLRSSGWLGEGSSIPELDDLEMESDPTLPSTEDVIRKTEQITKNIQELLRAAQENKHESFIPCSERIHVAVTEMAALFPKRPRSETVRGSLRLLTSSAYRLQSECRKAVPSEGCPGPDMQLVTQQVIQCAYDIAKAAKQLVTITTKENTN
- the git2a gene encoding ARF GTPase-activating protein GIT2a isoform X5, giving the protein MFIRLNWYLWYLRTICSDWQHCVHYIPPEQHWHRLTDLNSIREPRWASVNRGVLICDECCSVHRSLGRHSSQVRHLTHTPWPPTQLQMVQTLYSNGANSIWEHSLLDPASVMSGKRKANPQDKLHPNKSEFIRAKYQMLAFVHRMPCREDDSSTAKDLSKQLHSSVRTGNLETCLRLLSLGAQANFFHPEKGNTPLHVAAKAGQVSQAELLTVYGADPGAPDSNGKTPIDYAREAGHHDLADRLVEIQYELTDRLAFYLCGRKPDHKNGQHFIVPQMADSSLDLSELAKAAKKKLQSLSNHLFEELAMDVYDEVDRRETDAVWLATQNHSTLVTETTVVPFLPVNPEYSSTRNQGRQKLARFNAHEFATLVIDILSDAKRRQQGNSVASPKDNVELILKSVAVRHCSDSQDNDQPDYDSVASDEDTDQELPSSKGDRTKSLDSDLSDGPITMQEYLEVKNALSASEAKIQQLMKANNNLSDELRLMQKKLQSLQSENTSLRRQVTTNIYQIPSGSDYPDPSSPSALKRRQSARASRPMSMYETGSGLKPYLPKGETPYPEEGIPTLQPFPPHASKLEKQSSMPESDYDNTFYDSEMDDSGLCRRGRLRSSGWLGEGSSIPELDDLEMESDPTLPSTEDVIRKTEQITKNIQELLRAAQENKHESFIPCSERIHVAVTEMAALFPKRPRSETVRGSLRLLTSSAYRLQSECRKAVPSEGCPGPDMQLVTQQVIQCAYDIAKAAKQLVTITTKENTN
- the git2a gene encoding ARF GTPase-activating protein GIT2a isoform X4 — translated: MSKRLRNTEVCADCNVPEPRWASVNRGVLICDECCSVHRSLGRHSSQVRHLTHTPWPPTQLQMVQTLYSNGANSIWEHSLLDPASVMSGKRKANPQDKLHPNKSEFIRAKYQMLAFVHRMPCREDDSSTAKDLSKQLHSSVRTGNLETCLRLLSLGAQANFFHPEKGNTPLHVAAKAGQVSQAELLTVYGADPGAPDSNGKTPIDYAREAGHHDLADRLVEIQYELTDRLAFYLCGRKPDHKNGQHFIVPQMADSLDLSELAKAAKKKLQSLSNHLFEELAMDVYDEVDRRETDAVWLATQNHSTLVTETTVVPFLPVNPEYSSTRNQGRQKLARFNAHEFATLVIDILSDAKRRQQGNSVASPKDNVELILKSVAVRHCSDSQDNDQPDYDSVASDEDTDQELPSSKGDRTKSLDSDLSDGPITMQEYLEVKNALSASEAKIQQLMKANNNLSDELRLMQKKLQSLQSENTSLRRQVTTNIYQIPSGSDYPDPSSPSALKRRQSARASRPMSMYETGSGLKPYLPKGETPYPEEGIPTLQPFPPHTERGAFVTTSSSLPSFPSTLSWSKDESGQKASKLEKQSSMPESDYDNTFYDSEMDDSGLCRRGRLRSSGWLGEGSSIPELDDLEMESDPTLPSTEDVIRKTEQITKNIQELLRAAQENKHESFIPCSERIHVAVTEMAALFPKRPRSETVRGSLRLLTSSAYRLQSECRKAVPSEGCPGPDMQLVTQQVIQCAYDIAKAAKQLVTITTKENTN